In Brassica rapa cultivar Chiifu-401-42 chromosome A06, CAAS_Brap_v3.01, whole genome shotgun sequence, a single window of DNA contains:
- the LOC103875331 gene encoding TLC domain-containing protein At5g14285 has protein sequence METASFNPSSPANLPSFLLLFVSVYLLGYFLIFRSWKSSHLGASCLMSLFHGTPAVVLASHALLTTPRAFASPNTAVESSVLDFSMAYFTIDLLHYLVFLPSDFLFILHHIATLYVFATCRFAVGHGAHALLLLLVLAEATSACQNVWTIAGYRKNDVVLARKVRELLSPPFYLFYTVVRGLAGPVALYDMASFYGSGAAEGAIPRWAWISWLVVIGSAIVLSVLWVLRNWVDWFREKNSGKKFK, from the coding sequence ATGGAAACGGCGTCGTTTAACCCTTCTTCTCCGGCCAATCTCCCGTCGTTTCTCCTCCTCTTCGTCTCCGTCTACCTCCTCGGCTACTTCCTCATCTTCCGCTCGTGGAAATCATCCCACTTAGGCGCCAGCTGCTTAATGTCGCTGTTCCACGGCACTCCCGCCGTCGTACTAGCTTCTCACGCTCTCCTAACAACCCCACGCGCCTTCGCTTCTCCCAACACCGCCGTGGAGTCCTCCGTCCTCGACTTCAGCATGGCCTACTTCACGATCGACCTCCTGCACTACCTCGTCTTCCTCCCGAGCGACTTCCTCTTCATCCTCCACCACATCGCGACGCTCTACGTCTTCGCCACGTGCCGATTCGCCGTAGGCCACGGGGCTCACGCGCTTCTCCTGCTCTTGGTCTTGGCGGAGGCGACGAGCGCGTGCCAGAACGTGTGGACGATCGCTGGGTACAGGAAGAACGACGTCGTGCTGGCGAGGAAGGTGAGGGAGCTTTTGTCTCCTCCTTTCTACTTGTTCTACACTGTGGTTCGTGGATTGGCGGGTCCGGTGGCTCTGTACGATATGGCGTCGTTTTACGGAAGCGGAGCCGCGGAGGGAGCGATCCCGCGGTGGGCGTGGATATCGTGGCTTGTTGTGATTGGCTCTGCTATTGTGCTTAGTGTTTTGTGGGTTTTACGAAACTGGGTTGATTGGTTTAGGGAGAAAAACTCTGGCAAGAAATTTAAatga
- the LOC103875332 gene encoding uncharacterized protein LOC103875332 has protein sequence MKNVMVVIDESNSSYDVLVWVLQNLKDISDSNKLLIFAKQPQSSVTPISLSSSVAFAQLFYPFSPSGELIRLAQQRNMKIALGILEKAKKICGNHGIKADTFTDVGDPNEPIHKIIQERKVNLLVTSDQQNQSLKKCLHNTDCSLLVVEK, from the exons ATGAAGAATGTTATGGTGGTTATTGACGAAAGCAACTCAAGTTATGATGTACTCGTTTGGGTCCTTCAAAATCTTAAAGATATAAGTGATAGCAATAAACTTCTGATATTTGCAAAACAGCCACAAAGTTCTGTTACTCCTATCTCACTATCTTCATCAGTGGCATTTGCTCAACTTTTCTATCCATTTTCACCCA GTGGAGAACTCATAAGACTAGCTCAACAAAGGAATATGAAGATTGCTCTGGGTATACTAGAGAAAGCCAAGAAGATATGTGGAAATCATGGG ATTAAAGCAGACACATTCACTGATGTCGGAGACCCAAATGAGCCAATCCACAAGATAATTCAAGAGCGAAAGGTCAATTTACTAGTTACGAGCGATCAACAAAACCAAAGTCTCAAAAA GTGTTTACACAATACAGATTGCTCTCTTCTTGTCGTGGAGAAGTGA
- the LOC103875334 gene encoding 50S ribosomal protein L15, chloroplastic, protein MAVPLPLSVSTNPLISRHCHRLYSPSTSFKGNVSVLGANPCHILSLKLHLKRRSGPLLVFNQTSSSSSPGSERFRLDNLGPQPGSRKRAKRKGRGISAGQGASCGFGMRGQKSRSGPGIMRGFEGGQTALYRRLPKLRGIAGGMRSGLPKYVPVNLKDIETAGFEDGDEVSLETLKQKGLINPSGRERKLPLKILGTGELSVKLTFKARAFSTSAKEKLEASGCTLTVLPGRKKWVKPSVAKNLARADEYFAKKRAAAAETAASEPATSA, encoded by the exons ATGGCTGTTCCTCTTCCACTCTCAGTCTCAACAAATCCTCTCATCTCCCGCCACTGTCACCGTCTCTACTCCCCTTCCACTTCATTTAAGGGAAATGTAAGCGTCTTAGGAGCAAACCCATGTCACATTCTTTCTCTGAAACTCCACCTCAAGCGTCGATCGGGACCCCTTCTTGTGTTCAACCaaacgtcttcttcttcttctcctggaTCAGAGAGGTTCCGCCTGGATAATCTGGGACCACAGCCCGGTTCGAGGAAGAGGGCGAAGAGGAAAGGTAGAGGTATCTCTGCAGGACAGGGAGCTAGTTGTGGTTTCGGGATGAGAGGGCAGAAGTCACGGTCTGGTCCTGGCATCATGAGAGGTTTTGAAGGAGGTCAAACTGCTCTTTATCGCCGTCTTCCTAAACTTAGAGGAATCGCTGGag GTATGCGTTCAGGATTACCCAAGTACGTACCAGTTAATCTCAAAGACATTGAAACAGCTGGGTTTGAAGATGGAGATGAAGTGTCACTTGAGACGTTGAAGCAGAAGGGTTTGATCAATCCTTCTGGGAGGGAAAGGAAACTTCCTCTTAAA ATTCTGGGTACTGGAGAACTAAGCGTGAAGCTCACTTTCAAAGCTCGTGCCTTCTCAACATCAGCAAAAGAGAAGCTTGAAGCTTCAGGTTGTACACTCACTGTGTTGCCTGGAAGAAAGAAATGGGTGAAGCCTTCAGTTGCAAAGAACCTTGCACGAGCTGATGAATATTTTGCCAAGAAGAGAGCTGCCGCAGCTGAAACAGCAGCTTCAGAACCAGCTACTTCTGCTTAG
- the LOC103875333 gene encoding uncharacterized protein LOC103875333, translating into MPKERKDRSVSHERLRASPLYCDSSKPSEKQAKEWEEARCPVCMDHPHNGILLICSSFDKGCRPYMCDTSHRHSNCFDQYRKASKQTPSETDAGVASEVTVGEGERGGEAEGDQEKAKPKLTCPLCRGHIKEWVTVEDARGFMNAKHRSCSSESCEFSGTYSDLRKHARLQHPGVRPSEADPERQRSWRRLERQRDLGDLLSTLQSSFGGEERSSSSNDDGILSFDDGGWLTVFFLIRVFRPESSGGSRSSSWSGTSRARSHIGVRRRSSRLWGESYEGDTGASSRDEENNQSSDEQESRRRVRRRAFIADDDDEEEP; encoded by the coding sequence ATGCCTAAAGAGAGGAAAGACCGATCTGTATCTCACGAAAGGTTAAGAGCATCGCCTTTGTATTGTGATTCAAGCAAGCCTAGTGAGAAACAAGCTAAGGAATGGGAAGAAGCTCGATGTCCTGTCTGTATGGACCATCCTCACAACGGCATCCTTCTCATTTGCTCTTCCTTTGATAAAGGTTGCCGTCCTTACATGTGTGACACTAGCCACCGTCACTCCAACTGCTTCGATCAGTACCGTAAAGCTTCTAAACAGACACCATCTGAGACTGATGCTGGTGTAGCTTCTGAGGTAACAGTAGGAGAAGGTGAGAGAGGAGGAGAAGCAGAGGGAGACCAAGAAAAGGCCAAACCGAAGCTTACTTGTCCGTTATGCCGTGGACATATAAAGGAATGGGTGACTGTGGAAGATGCTCGAGGCTTCATGAACGCGAAACATAGAAGCTGTTCTTCCGAGAGTTGTGAGTTCAGTGGAACTTACTCTGATCTGAGAAAGCACGCGAGGCTGCAGCATCCAGGGGTTAGGCCATCGGAAGCTGATCCGGAGAGGCAGAGAAGCTGGAGGAGGCTAGAGAGGCAGAGAGATTTAGGGGACTTGCTTAGCACACTCCAATCTTCTTTCGGAGGAGAGGAAAGAAGCAGTAGTAGCAACGATGATGGGATTCTATCGTTTGATGATGGTGGTTGGCTTACAGTGTTCTTCCTCATCCGTGTGTTTAGACCAGAATCGAGTGGTGGCTCGAGGAGTAGTAGCTGGTCAGGTACGTCGAGAGCTAGGTCGCATATAGGTGTGAGAAGAAGATCTTCAAGGCTTTGGGGTGAGAGCTATGAAGGTGATACGGGAGCATCATCTAGAGATGAAGAGAATAATCAGTCTTCTGATGAACAAGAGTCGAGACGCCGTGTCCGGAGAAGAGCTTTCAtcgctgatgatgatgatgaagaagaacctTGA
- the LOC108872371 gene encoding CLAVATA3/ESR (CLE)-related protein 27: MTHAREWRRSTLLMFIFLSSLLYLISVNSRIGAIRVFPETLGTTTSPAPANNQEVPMKKYFSSEKFAPVDSSFGKVFSDSKRTVPSGPDPLHN, from the coding sequence ATGACTCATGCTCGAGAATGGAGAAGATCCACTCTATTAATGTTTATCTTCCTTTCTTCACTACTCTATCTCATTTCCGTAAATTCCCGGATAGGGGCAATTCGGGTATTTCCAGAAACGCTGGGGACGACTACCTCTCCTGCTCCTGCTAATAACCAAGAAGTTCCAATGAAGAAATACTTCAGCTCCGAGAAATTTGCTCCGGTGGATTCTTCATTCGGAAAAGTATTTAGTGACAGTAAAAGAACGGTACCAAGTGGTCCAGATCCTCTCCATAACTAG
- the LOC103875335 gene encoding homocysteine S-methyltransferase 1, producing MGLEKKSALLEDLIEKCGGCAVVDGGFATQLEIHGAAINDPLWSAVSLIKDPELIKRVHMEYLEAGADIVVTSSYQATIPGFLSRGLSMEESESLLQKSVKLAVEARDRFWDKVSKTSGHSYNRALVAASIGSYGAYLADGSEYSGSYGEDVSLDKLKDFHRRRIQVLVEASPDLLAFETIPNKLEAQACVELLEEENVQIPAWICFTSVDGENAPSGESFEECLETLNKSNNICAVGINCAPPQFMDNLIRKFSKLTKKAIVVYPNSGEVWDGKAKKWLPSQCFGDAEFEMFATKWRDLGAKLIGGCCRTTPSTIKAICRDLKRR from the exons ATGGGTTTGGAGAAGAAGTCTGCATTGTTGGAAGATTTGATAGAGAAATGCGGCGGCTGTGCGGTGGTCGACGGCGGTTTCGCGACCCAGCTCGAGATTCACGGCGCCGCCATTAACGATCCTTTGTGGAGTGCCGTTTCTCTCATCAAAGATCCTGAACTCATCAAGCGG GTTCATATGGAATATTTGGAGGCTGGTGCAGACATTGTGGTTACTTCATCTTATCAG GCTACAATCCCTGGCTTTCTCTCACGAGGATTGTCCATGGAAGAGAGCGAGTCTTTACTACAAAAGAGCGTGAAACTAGCTGTTGAAGCCCGTGATAGATTCTGGGACAAAGTCAGCAAAACCTCAGGACACAGCTATAACCGAGCTCTTGTAGCTGCTTCTATTGGAAGCTATGGAGCTTATCTTGCTGATGGCTCTGAGTACAG TGGAAGCTATGGAGAGGATGTAAGCTTGGATAAACTTAAAGACTTCCACAGGAGGAGAATCCAAGTCCTAGTGGAAGCTAGTCCTGATCTTCTTGCTTTCGAAACCATACCTAACAAACTCGAGGCCCAGGCGTGCGTTGAGCTGCTGGAGGAAGAGAATGTGCAGATCCCAGCATGGATCTGTTTCACGTCTGTAGATGGTGAGAATGCTCCTTCAGGGGAAAGCTTTGAGGAGTGCCTTGAAACCCTTAACAAAAGCAACAACATTTGCGCTGTTGGCATTAACTGCGCACCTCCTCAGTTCATGGACAATCTCATCCGCAAATTCTCCAAG TTGACCAAGAAGGCTATCGTTGTTTACCCAAATAGTGGAGAGGTTTGGGACGGGAAAGCTAAAAAATGGCTG CCGTCGCAATGCTTTGGTGATGCTGAGTTTGAGATGTTTGCAACGAAGTGGCGTGACCTTGGAGCTAAACTTATAGGAGGATGCTGCAGGACTACACCTTCCACCATCAAAGCTATCTGCAGAGATTTGAAACGAAGATGA
- the LOC103875336 gene encoding ethylene-responsive transcription factor ERF119, producing the protein MAEPKKRSSLHATKPSKKPKKKPFQLNRLPGLSEDLKTMRKIRFVVNDPYATDYSSGEEDVEMTRRRKRYVCEIDRPFSQATAQAESESSYVQESRNNGGSKKALSGKASQVVGRSSVTKPVGVRQRKWGKWAAEIRHPITKTRTWLGTYETLEQAADAYATKKLEFDALAAASSAAAPCDSTASNETVSMVSNVEAVSSIDRDMKVTDSKKPSFDFNFADLQIPDMGCFIDESLIPNACELDFFLTEEKDDQLLDDYCGIDDMNIIGLECDGPSELPDYDFSDVEIDLGLIGTTIDKFAFVDHLATSTTTPLNIACP; encoded by the coding sequence ATGGCTGAACCAAAGAAACGTTCTTCCCTTCACGCCACCAAGCCCAGCAAAAAGCCCAAGAAGAAACCTTTCCAGCTAAACCGCCTCCCTGGTTTATCTGAAGATCTCAAGACTATGAGAAAGATCCGTTTCGTTGTGAATGATCCTTACGCTACTGACTACTCATCAGGCGAGGAAGATGTTGAAATGACTCGGAGGAGGAAACGTTATGTCTGTGAGATCGACCGTCCTTTCTCTCAAGCCACTGCTCAAGCAGAGTCTGAAAGCTCTTATGTTCAGGAGAGTCGTAACAATGGTGGAAGCAAAAAGGCTTTAAGCGGGAAAGCCTCTCAGGTTGTTGGGCGCTCTAGTGTCACGAAGCCTGTTGGTGTAAGGCAGAGGAAATGGGGCAAATGGGCTGCTGAGATCAGACATCCAATCACCAAGACAAGAACTTGGTTGGGTACTTACGAGACACTTGAACAAGCTGCTGATGCTTATGCTACCAAGAAGCTCGAGTTTGATGCTCTGGCTGCTGCCTCTTCCGCTGCTGCTCCCTGTGATTCAACTGCTTCAAATGAGACTGTTTCTATGGTCTCCAATGTTGAAGCTGTGTCAAGCATTGATCGTGATATGAAGGTAACTGATTCAAAGAAGCCGAGTTTTGACTTCAACTTCGCAGATCTACAGATTCCTGATATGGGTTGCTTCATTGACGAGTCACTGATCCCAAATGCTTGTGAGCTTGATTTCTTCTTAACTGAAGAGAAGGACGACCAGCTCTTGGATGATTACTGCGGTATAGATGATATGAACATCATTGGTCTTGAATGTGACGGTCCAAGCGAACTTCCAGACTATGATTTCTCAGACGTGGAGATCGATCTTGGTCTCATTGGAACCACCATTGACAAGTTTGCTTTCGTCGATCATCTTGCAACGAGTACAACCACTCCTCTTAATATCGCGTGCCCATAA